DNA sequence from the Leopardus geoffroyi isolate Oge1 chromosome A3, O.geoffroyi_Oge1_pat1.0, whole genome shotgun sequence genome:
GATTTGAAAGTTGCTGTCAGTGGAAGGTTGTAGCATTGCCCCTGGTCTCTGCATCAGTTCTGGGCCCTGGCCCTGGCAGGAAGCCAACCCATTTCAGGCTGCCCTGGCTGCTGctgtgggttttctttctctattcttgccaccctccctcccatcagGGGGCCTCTGACAATCTGAAAAGTCATCCCAGCCATCTTGTCACTGTCCGGTTGTCCTTCATTCCTTAAGTTTCAATGGGTGTCccccttaaatttaaaaatctgttgtataTTAAGTATGTCAAGCCAAAAAGATTGGCTTTGAAATACAATTGTGGTAGGTTGCATTTCATTTAGTCCTGTAGTTAGGAGCCCCGACCTAGGGGCTGACATAGAATGTTTGGGATATTTCAAGTAAATCAGTGGCTCTGGGTTCACTGGGGAGGCTTGAGGTGTTGAGCCAGCAGGCTGCAATGGAGACTAAGGTTAGAGAAAATACATTGCCGATGGCCGTGGTACTGACGAGTAGCCACAAATGTCCAAAGAAACTGCCAAGAGAATTCCGGAGACCAAAAATGGCTAAGTCCTTGGAGCACGAGGACAAGATCTATTTTATAACCTCTCCAGGATAGGGGATTATCAAGGGTCTAGTGCCAATGGAAAATCCTCGATATACTGGACAACTAAATTACTCAGTCAAGCATCAGTGGCTGAGCAATGAGCTCATGTACCAAGGCCAGGACAGCTGGAGGCACCAGCAGTGAGGGGCATTTCATGTCTAATGCCCTCTGTCAGAGGACTGAATattgggaggggaaaaaatgagagtgaTATGAATTGGGTCTTAGGTTATGCAAACCCAGATGGGAATTCAAGCTTTTGGGGACTCTTGAGCAGAAGTCCACTCCTGCTCAAATGtacacattttccttttgttcccaACCCTTCCCACAGGTATAATACTTTAAGAGCCAGCCTCTCTGGACTCAGGGCCCAGGCCCATTCCGGGATCTTGCTGCCTTTTCACTCCTTAGCCGAATCCTTCCCTCATGTCTTCTCCTTGAAAATGTCACACTAACTCCAGAGATTAAGCTCCACATATGCCCCTCGcagcaattctctctctcctccagttcCCCCAAGGGTGAGGCTTTGACTCTTTCACTTTCCACAGACATTTCCACCCAagctttttttcaagttttgttaGTTCTTAGCTGAGTCTAGGTTAGTCCTGGggaccattttttaatttcagttcccCAGGCACTAGGCCAAATGACCCATTCAAGGCCGATAAAGATTTGCTGACCCAGGCACGGCAAGTTCTGAGAGGTGAAGGACATTTCTGGATGTTTCTAAAACAAACCTTTTCCTCTTGTCCCTGGCCCTAGGATAACCTGTCGAGTCCACAGTCTGACACGGAGTATGGAATAGAGGAAAGCGAATCAGGTGACGGTTTCAAACTATTTGTAGAGTCCTGCTCAAATCAATtacttctgggcctcagtttccttctttgtaaaatgatCTTGAAGGCCCCTTTCAGCTCTGTCAGCCTAAGGTCAGTTGGTTTCAGGACACCCTTGTTAATCTGAAATACTTCCAAGGCCTTCCCTCATGTCATTTGCAGTCTAGAAAGTCTACTTTCCAGGGTTTCGTTCTGTTTTAACAGTAGATCTAAGTGTCTGGCTGGACTTGGATCTGGTTCAAATTTCCAGGAGCCACAAAGCATAATGTGTGTGTAGTCCTTTGAGACCTAGACCCCCATTCTCCCAGAGCAGGGCTGGGACACTCTGAGGGACACGAGGATATACACGCCTGGGGTTTCACGGTTATGTAGACGGGACATGGGCTTGGGATCCTAAATAGGAAACTTCGGGGAAATGCTGGGGGGTGGCATGGGGAAGGCCAGGGGGAATGACTGACTGACTGCTCAAGGCAGGGACTGACCTTCGGAGCCACTGGGCTAGCGCATGGAGGACCCCCACTGCTGATGGTCCCAGGCCTCAGAAGCCAGCTCTGGGCTAGTGAGCCCCTAGCTCATGGTGCACACAGGCACCAAGACGGTCCCCTGCCCCAGCTGCTCCAGTCCCACAGCAGCTCCTGTAGTTTTCCTTGGCTCAGAGAAGCAGAGGCGTCCCCTGAGCCCTGGCTCCCCTCTACCGCAAAGCAACTGGCTTCCATTACCCCTGACAGCTCCAGAGTAACAGCCCAGCCCCCGGCCCCAGCCTGGCTTGGTGCCGTTCCCTTTTATGGTGAAGCAGAGGGAAagcaaggagggggtgggggtgggggggttggtaGGGAGTAGGTTCTCGCTGGGGCAGAGGGCTGTAGAGCTCCAGGGCCGCTCCCTCACCAGAGACCCTCAGTCATCTACCCACAGTCGGCTTTCTCCTCAGAGATCCACTCTGCTCAGAACACACAACCCCTCTTGCTTGTCctggccctccctcccactctccctccctcacatCCGGGGGGTGATTTCCCACTTGGCCCAAGTCCCACGGTTTGGGTTTTGATTCCGGGAGGGTCCGCCCTATTTCCGACGCCCACctccgggggtggggtggggggagcgagCCCGGGGAAGGGAGGCACCGGTCGGATCGCAGGCAGCATCGTTCCCCTGGGCGGGTGTGGGGCAAAAAGGCGGGAGCCGAGGAGCGGAGCCTCCGGCCGCCCCAGCTCTCTCCCTATTCTGCACCGCCTCTAACCGCCCTCTCCGCCgcgggggccagggaggggaccctgagggcagggcccaaAGGAAGCACCTGGCTGGGCCGAGCCGGGAAGCGGAGGGTGGGCAGCAGCGCGGGGGGCCGAGGCAGGAAGCGGGGTCGAAGTCTAGGGGTCAGGCCGAGCCTCTCACCCTACCACGCCGCCGCACCCTCGCCCCGGCCCGCTGCTGGGCTTCGGGGAGGCGGCCACGGCTCTGCCGCGTCCCCTGCTGCGCCAGCTGCGGCCAGCTGCGCTCCGCCCGCCTGTGGCGCGCGCCCGCTGCTCGCCCACCCCCTGCGGCGGGCAGTCCGGCCGCAGCCCCGCCCGAGACCCCGCCCCTGCGAGGCGCCTCGGGGAGCAGGCGAGACGGCGGGGCTAGAGAGCCCGTTCCGGCCGAGCCGCACGGCCGGAAGTGCCTGGTTTGGGCTTGCGCTCGCGCTACCAACTTCCGGGCCGGAACTCCTACCTGGAGCTAGTGCGCAGACCACACCGCGTTGAGCCCAGCTGGTCAGGTGAGAGGCGCGTAAGCGCGCTCTGCGGCGCTTCGGAGGTGGCTGGTCCAGGGGGCGAGAACGGGTCCCGGCCTGGGCGAGGAATGCGCCAGCCCCAGGCTCAGTCCCTCCTCTTCTCCGCAGGATGATCACAGACGTGCAGCTCGCCATCTTCGCCAACATGCTGGGCGTGTCGCTCTTTCTGCTTGTGGTTCTTTATCACTACGTGGCCGTCAACAATCCCAAGAAGCAGGAATGAAAGTGGCGCTTTCTCCGCCCCAGGTAACGGTCCGGGGCTGCAGCGCCCAGCCCCCGGAGAGTGGAGTGGCGAGGCCGCGCCAGGGCCTGCAGGGTTCGAAACTTCAAATCAGAAAGTGCCGGGCCAAGCATGATACAGTCCAGAACTGAGCCCCTTTATCCGCACACAGTAGGGAATGCCTTACAGTGCCCCGCCCTTTACCTGCTAGAATGGGGGTGACTTTTCCTACTCCTTTGCCCCCGTCTTCGTGGTACCCCCATGCCCAAGTTGGGCCTTTGGGTACTAGGAGACACTGACACAGAGAGGAGTAAAGGTACTGAGGATGCCATCCAAGTATGAGGATTTGGGCTCTTCACTTAAGGAGGACTTAAGGAGTTCTCACTTCTCCAAGCTTGTTGAGGCTTTTATTTAGgcagaatttggggggggggaggcggggggggggttgtaaAGATGTAGAATTCTGGAGCAAGAGGCACTGAGTTAGGGTGGCTCCTGTACACCCAAGCCCTAGACAAGAaaggtggggtagggtggggaacCTTAAGTGTTGGTCAAAAATGTAAAGGGGGAACAGGATGGATGGGAGTGGATGCCTGAAGGATTTCCCCAGAGGAAAGCTGCAGCATTTTCCTTACCTCGggtctttcccccttttttctagGGTTCCAGGACATAGGCTGAGGCAAGATGGAGGGTGTGAGGGGCCTTCACACTTCACTTCATCCCTCTACCCATCACAACATACAAAGCAACTACACCTGGATTTTTCCAAACaacttttatttcctcaaagTCTTCCTTAACCCTATGGAACAAGAAGCTGCCACTGAGTAGGGCCCAGTATAGGggctttttctcctccctccccccaatataaaaatatagatatatattttttgtggtCCCAAAATCTTGTGctgtggagggagggatggggtaGCAGGTTTCTGCTTTGTGCTGTCTCAAGGTGATGCTCTGGGATGTCTCAGAACAGTGTGGCTGGTATTCACTGTCCGTTCATATAGGAGTTATGGTTGTCACATGGAATCAACAGCTGAGGGAGGAGGCTAGCACATTTCTCACTGTGTACCCCATCTTGGGGCTATATCCTGGGCATGGAGGTGGAGGCATCAGACCCGGGGAGAAACAGTGAGTGGGGGTGATTTAGGGACAAAACAAACCTCAGGCTGGCCCAAAGGCCCCCCGCTGTAACATATCCGGGACTGGGAGTCAGATAGACTACAGGAAATAGGAGAAAAGGCAGGGGCAGAGCGGGGCCGTGGGGGCCCGGCATGAGGCAGCCTgcaacagagaggagagaggaatcaGGCTTGTGAGAACTCTGACAGGGGCTGGACATgagagaggggagatgggtaaTGATAGGTGGGTTGAGCACTGCACCTTGGGCTGATGCGGAAATGCGGTGTCTCCTAGGCCTTAGCCCCTAACAAGGAGTTGTTTTCTTGTCCTTTGCAGTGAAGACTGAGGCCatgatgggaaaaaaatcagGGACTAGATTCTTAATGAAAGTACCTTTAGTCTTTTGGAGGTCAGAGGGattagggaaggaagaaaatgatccTGAATGTGCACAGAAATGGGAATGAAGGGACAGAAGTGAGAGGTGGGGTGAGGGACTGGACCCGGGTGCTCACCCTGGTGCAGAGCTGGGTCCTGGCTCCGGCTCACTGCTCTCCCTGGTCCGGGGTGTAGGGGATGTGGGGCCCGAAGAGCCTTTCATCCCTCTGCAAGTCGGCGGTGAGCCCCGGCCCAACCTGGGCCTAGCCTGTGTGGATAGGGGGTGGGCTGAGAGGCTGGATTCTTCCATTAACTTTTTTGCTTCTGGGTTTGCTTCTAGAGTTTCCGTGCATAAGAGTGTAGGACAGGGGTCAACACCGGTACTGGGACCTTGAATTTCTGGGCACTGTCCCTAGCTGAGAGGGCAAGGCAGGATAATAGCTAGAGAATTCTTAGGTTCAGTTTATGACTATACACTCTAAGTCATACTTAACTAGGGGAGGCAAAAGGATCTAGCATTTAACCTCCATGGCTGTATTATGGCTGACATCTGGCTGAATAGGGAAGCAGTGTTTGGAAAGAGGTTGGAGAATTGGTGGGTCTCTCAGagccttctgtgcctcagtcccTGCCAGAGCAGCTTAGGCTTCACGCATCCGGTCTCTGTCTGTACTCAGCTTTAACCAATTTAACATGAGAAATCTGGACTGAATTGGGAGTTGGTGGCACAGCTGTTCTTAGGAGCAGCAACCAGATGTGTTACCTGGGGAATCCGGGACCCCTCCTGGCGGGAACTCTCCTCGGGCAGGtctgggcagaaagagaggagaagctAAGGGCAGGGGCGGGCAGTGCCAAAGCTAGCAGGCTGAGGTTGGGGTGTATCTGGCAGGGACGCGGGTTGGAAGCAAGCAAGAGACCTGGCTGAGGGATGGGGGTACTGGACAGACAGGCACGGGCACCAGAGCAGCTCTCTGATATGGCCGGGGGAGGTTGTAAAGCAGTGCTGAGCATTTTCCCTCCCACTACCCAGACGAACAGTGCCTTGCTGGGCTCTGTGAGAGTTGTTACACTGGGGTTTGGGGAAGACACAAAAATGTTACCTGCAGTCGTGTCCTGATACAGGGGATCCGAGGTCCAGTCCCTAGCAGCCCTTTCCCAATCACCATGACAGCCTCTGGCTTGTCGCCTGAGGACAGGAATGAGCAGCTGCTCCctaggaaacaaagaaaactgcTATCAGGGTAGGGAGCCGTGGAGAAGAAGAGGGAACTTCCTTTAGAACAGGGTTTCTCAAAACTGgcaatattgacattttgggctggatgattctttgttgtggggaccTGTCTTGTGCATTGCAGAATGTTTAATAGCCTGTCTGGTCTCTACCTACTAGAtggcatttcttcttcctctgtcccctccccattgtaacaaccaaaaatgtctccagaccttGCCACATGTTCCCTAGCGAGTAAAATGGCCCCTGGTTGAGAAGCACGGCATGCTCTAGTCGGGTCCAAGGAGTGGAGTAGCAACTTGCAACTCGAGCCACAGCCCATCAAGCTGAACTACTCTGAATTTATAGACTTCAGGGCCTGTCGCATCCAAATGAGTAAGCGCTCAAGGATAAGTCAGTACCCAAGATGATAGATTGACAAGGGCTACCCACTGAAGACCGTTAACAGGTTGGGAGTAGTGGGCTCTGAGGGACTTAGAGGATGTTGGACTGGAGTCTTAGGAATCATTCCCGTCCAGTCCTTTACACAGCTGGGTGTATAACTTAAAAGGACAGCAGGTGGCCTAGGTTTTATGTGGATGATGCGGTCACATAGCATTTGCTGTGATGACAGGTGAAAGGCCTCTGCCTCTTTTGTTCTTCAGTTTTGTCTAATGTTGCCCAGTTCCTGGAGTCAGGAAGCTTGAGTAAGTAGCAGGCCCTCAGGTTGTTCACctttgaggattaagtgagacaacgtgcttagagcagtgcctgccacatagatGCTCAAGAAACAATAGCTATTTTATTATACAAAGACGTCCATTAACTTCCAGCTTCCTGTACAAGAGCATGGGTGCTTTACGGGTTTAGGATAATCCAGGAGGATAAAGGATGCCCCCGGTGTGGAGAGGCCTGCATTAACTTTCTGCATCAAGTCAAGAAGGAAGAGCTGAAGGGATTGGTTTAAGCCTAGCAGGGAGTCTGGTCTACACCCTGGGTagtagggaaggaaggaggctggcCAACCCAGATTTCGGTGGCAGTAGGTACAGACCTGATATGCTGAATGAGCTGGGGAGTAGGCAGGAGCCCATGTTGTGT
Encoded proteins:
- the OST4 gene encoding dolichyl-diphosphooligosaccharide--protein glycosyltransferase subunit 4 is translated as MITDVQLAIFANMLGVSLFLLVVLYHYVAVNNPKKQE